The region CGTCAGGCGGCGTCGACGCCCGGAAGAAAAAGCCCCAGGCGGCCACGCTGCCGCCGGCCAGAAAAGAGCTTAAAACGAGACAGGGCGGCCAAAGCCCGGAGGGCGGCAGAAAGAAGAGGACGGTGACCGCGAAGGCGACGACGATGGAAAAGACGATGAATTTTCTGGCGGCCGCCGTGGTTTTGACGAAGAAACCGCACAAAAGTAGACCGGCGCATTGGGCGGCGACGGCCCCGGAAATCATCGGCCGCGGATCGACGCCCACGCTTGCGGCGAGGGCGTACAGCACCTGCCCCTCGAAGGGGAAGGCGAGCAGCCAGGAAAAATAGAGCGAGAAGACCGCCAGGGACAAATGGCGCGCCGATAACGAAGGATAGCCGCCGAATGACTGCAACGTCATCCCCCTGCCTCCTGTTCGAAAAATAAACCGGTTTCTTTTCTGCAACAAATGTGTTATCGGCATTCGGCGCCGGCCACGGGGTTACGAGAGGATTCATTCTCTTACCTGGGCGTTAATTCCTGTTTAGTGAGTTGCAAATTGGGAAGTCTTCTACGACCTCAAGGCGGCGGTGGAGAAACGCAAGGAACACTGGCGCCTGATTACGGACTGACGTCCTCCGAAAAGCCCGACCTCCTGGCTGATTGCAGGAACTAGTGCTCACCCATTTTGAGCCGGCGGGCATTTATTGCCACAAGCACCGTACTTACCGACATCAGCATCGCTCCCACTGCCGGCGACAGCAGGATTCCTGAAGAATACAGTACGCCTGCCGCCAATGGAATAGCCGCCACATTATAGCCCGTCGCCCACAACAGATTCTGCACCATCTTCCTGTAAGTCGCTCGCGACAACTTAATAACGTCCACAACATCCAGGGGATTGCTGCGGATAAGAATAATATCCGCTGTCGCAATGGCAACATCCGCGCCGGCGCCGACGGCGATGCCTACATCGGCCTGAGCTAGTGCCGGGGCGTCGTTAACACCGTCGCCGGTCATGGCGACAACCAGGCCGCGTCCCTGTATTTCCTTGATTTTTTGCACCTTATCCTGCGGCAGAACCTCGGCAATAAACTCATCCATGCCGACTTCTTCGGCCACCTGTCTGGCAACTTCCTTATTATCTCCTGTCAGCATGATACAGCGGATCCCCAGGTTTTTCAGCGCGGCGACCGCCTGTCTTGATTCGGGGCGGATGGTATCGGCCAGAGCGACCGCGCCCACGGCCTCACCGTCGACAATCACGAAAACGACAGTTTTTCCGGCAGCGGACAACTGGTTCAGCCTGGCGTCATGTATGGGAATATGATGCTCTGAAAGGTATCCCGGACTCACCACCTTTACCGCCCGGCCTTCGACCGTTCCCTCTGCCCCTTTCCCCGGGATGGCCCTGAAGTCTTGGGCTTCGGCTAAGTTTTCTGCCGCCGCTACAATGCTCTGCGCGATGGGGTGTTCCGACGCCTGCTCCAGCGACGCCGCGTAGCGCAGCAGCTCCTCGCGCGTCCAGCCCGCAGCAAGGGTTAAGACGTCTGTCACGCCAAACTTGCCGGCGGTCAGGGTACCCGTCTTGTCAAAAACCACTGCTCCTATACCGCGAGCTGCCTCGAAGGCGGCACGGTCACGGATCAAAAGCCCCTGCCGGGCAGCCAGCGACGTCGATGACGACACAACTAACGGCACAGCCAGCCCCAAAGCATGGGGGCAGGAAATGACCAGCACGGTCACCGCCCGCTCGACCGCCCAGGCTACCTCTCGACCGCTCAGAAGCCAGGCGGCCATCGTCACGCCACCGGTAAAGATAGCACCCAGTGCCAGCCAGGATGCCGCTCGATTGGCAAGATCCTGAGTCCTGGACTTACTTTCCTGCGCCTGGCGCACCAACTCCATCATCTGGGCGAGGAATGACTCCTGCCCCGTTTTT is a window of Selenomonadales bacterium 4137-cl DNA encoding:
- a CDS encoding copper-translocating P-type ATPase is translated as MEHRQHEHGQQTIHHAKDHVEDISTANGASPPSRQGGHKGHHEGMIADFKRRFYVCMAITVPIMALSPMLQHWAGLGESLRFAGDEYFLFALATVLFVYGGLPFLKGAAQEIGQGRPGMMTLVAVAISTAYSYSSFVVFGLAGETFFWELATLVDIMLLGHWIEMKSVMGASQALEKLASLVPADAHLVGADGSITDVPVGSLAKGDVVLVKPGERIPVDAVVLSGETSVDEAMLTGESKPVLKQVAAVVIGGSINGEGAVRIRVEKTGQESFLAQMMELVRQAQESKSRTQDLANRAASWLALGAIFTGGVTMAAWLLSGREVAWAVERAVTVLVISCPHALGLAVPLVVSSSTSLAARQGLLIRDRAAFEAARGIGAVVFDKTGTLTAGKFGVTDVLTLAAGWTREELLRYAASLEQASEHPIAQSIVAAAENLAEAQDFRAIPGKGAEGTVEGRAVKVVSPGYLSEHHIPIHDARLNQLSAAGKTVVFVIVDGEAVGAVALADTIRPESRQAVAALKNLGIRCIMLTGDNKEVARQVAEEVGMDEFIAEVLPQDKVQKIKEIQGRGLVVAMTGDGVNDAPALAQADVGIAVGAGADVAIATADIILIRSNPLDVVDVIKLSRATYRKMVQNLLWATGYNVAAIPLAAGVLYSSGILLSPAVGAMLMSVSTVLVAINARRLKMGEH